One Anolis carolinensis isolate JA03-04 unplaced genomic scaffold, rAnoCar3.1.pri scaffold_13, whole genome shotgun sequence genomic window, cgaataaccaatggggaaagaatgaagacgaaatctttacacacttaacaacagctgccagactagttcttgcaagattatggaaacagaaattaataccaaaagtggaagaatggataaaaagaatatgggatataatgaatatggactacctaacTTTCTTGttatcaacaacacaaaataagcccaaaaaaaggatagattggacaccggtaaaggactggatgaagaaagaaaaagttagaatattgttataaagcccttaacacAAAGGAGAAGTGTCAGCTGTCGACACAAAAAAATGAATAAtaccaacaacataataatacaaatagttatgacaactttatagagaagaatggaagtcaagaatcgacaaggaTCCCAACCCCCCTAcccttattacccctttccccctcactttctatCACCCccatccctcctccccccccatACTTTCCTAACCCACTAAGGTGGGTTTTATTgtcattttcaaaatttaataaaaattattttaacaaaaaagggagtgtagtgtctagatcgagggaagtcatggggtCTCCTTATtcggctttggttagacctctttACCTagcatactgtgtccaattctgggcaccacaatttaacagagatattgactctaagctggaagcttaagtggctgagggggtaaaggaaggggcctgaggctgttaggaatggtgggagttgaagtccaaaacacctgaagggagggcccaagttgacccatgcctgctgtatagaGGCCTGTCCAGCTGGAAAGAATCCAATGGGCTCCCTACCTCAATCAGGAGCTAAACATCCTCTTAAGTTTAGCTAGGAATCCCCCTGCCTCGGGCCTCTCGGCGCTCGCCCCCGGTCCAGCCGGGTCCCTGCCGCCACCTAGGCATAAACATAGCAGAGAGCGCATGGGAGCGTGCGTCACTTCAGGAGGCCAGTCCCCCATTTGCCTGACACTTTGCCAGAACCCCAGTAAAGCAATGCCTGTTCCTTCTTCAGAGCTCCTTCCCCATTGTGCTGCTTGCCAACTTGGCAGCCTTCAAGATTCCCTGGCTCTGCTGGGCTTTGctctgactgggatttctgtgcCTAGGACCTCTCTATACATTTTTTACTTCTATCCACACAGTGAGCACGGAGAATACAGGCACGGCTTGCTTACAGTGGAAACAGCCTGGTTGCTCTGCCCGCTACTTACATTTTTAAcaacatccatgctttctctTACTATCTCCTAAGTCCTTTGGTTTCCCCCAAGTCAATCTCAGTCTGATCCTGTGTTAAGGGAGAATTGTAACACTGCCTGAGTGTCAGCTTCCAAACAGAGCCCATAGAAAGGGGGGGATAGGGTTTTCCTTGCAATCTTTGCCAGCAAGGAATGGCATCCAGTGCAATGCACAAAAGGCTACAAGAGCACCCGAGAGCAGGCCAGTTAAGAGTGCCCCATCACTGCTTCCCTACCGCCCTCTTCCCATAACAACGTGCCACAGGGCCTCACCAGTTGTGGTGCTTGAAATGCCATTCACGGTCCCTTCCACGTCAGTCTCGTCCTCCCCATAGCTCAGCATCAGAGCCCTCTGCCGGTCTGTCAACTTCCTGTAGAGAGGCAGGGAAGGGCAGAAAGGAAGGGGAGCTGTATGGATGGTCTCAGGGAGGCCCATCAAAGCAAAGCTTCAACACTAGAGAAACATAGCAACATCTCTCTCAACTCGTCCCAAACCATGCAATTATCTCATGGTTCTCTTACAGGATCCTGACAACGCGTCTACGTACTTTGGAACCTTGATCTTGATATGAATGTAGTGGTCTCCATAGCCATAACTGTTGACTCTGGGAATGCCCTTCCCACTCATCCGGATCCTTTGGTCGGCCTGGATGCCCGGTGGGATCTGCACAAAGACACAGATCATGGCATTCACTCAAACCATGCTCCATTTTCCCCAGAAGCCAGTCCTTCTGAGCCTTCTTTATGTTTTCTTTGTGGCTAATCCCCAGCACTGTCTCTAGAAGGGCCTGAACAGAGAGGTAAAAGAGGCAAAAGAGGAACCAGAGCAAAAAGCAGGGCAAAGGACTGGGTGCCACATACCACAATGCTGATGGTCTCATACAGCCCCGGCGACCTGGCCGTGCCCCCAAGGACAGCTTGGGCGATGGAGATGTAGAGGTCCGAGTGGATGTCCGCACCATCCCTCCGGAAGACAGAGCTCTTCTGGACCTGCAAAAAGGAAGCCGGCTAGGCTCAGCGGTGCAGCAAGAGCAGGGCCTGAACTGTTCCCAGGTTgggtataacactatgtaacactattgatgttttactggtataattgttttatagtcgtgctattgatattgattgtcttatcgggctaggccccatgtaagccgctccgagtcccttcggggagatggggcggggtataaaaataaagttgttgttgttattattattgttgttgttgttgttgttccaggaTTAGAAAAGGTCATTtcataattggttctatcataaaaacatggaaaatgtttattaaactgcaaaagctttgctTTATTCTGAAATGGTCATCCTGCAACACAATTTTCTCtaatttttaatgaatatctcatcaagtctcaaacaattcaacatagcttctggcagccacaaaagcaataaagtttctggagtataacaactactttcaaagtatttCACAATTACGCAGGAAATAACActatcaaaccaggaacagattttttccaaattttgttacatagtgaaatTAAAGCAAGAGACTCCCATAAATACGCACCCGGAAGGTAATGAAAATCTCCTTCTTCCCAACCGGCATGCGCACAGTCTGTCCATCCTCCACTCCTGGCACCGGAAGAAGAGCAGAAATATGAATTTCTCCCCAGAATCATATATTCTCTTAAAAGTCTCCCAGAAATATGCATTTTGGGGGAACAGGAGACTGGACTCTCAGTCCTTATGTACAAGAGCTCCCCGTTTTGTAAAGACACAACACTGCCTGACTAATGTGTTTCTCAGGCCATGAACTTGTTAATGTGGGagttgtgtattggtagtgtttaaatgaaatttgtgtttttcctgtattgcatgctgattgcatcatccagagtgtactatagtctgtaaagagttaattgctaagaagctgtgatgaccttgatgtgtggctggagctggggagtatccagacacaagtgtgtgtgcattgctgattgcatcaattctgttcagttctgttctgagttgtgtcGAGCGccgtctgctgagaagtcaagtcctttGTCTactgtctgcaagtctgtttgtcttgattattactgaagtcagtaaaactttgtatatacagtagagtctcacttatccaagactcgcttatccaacattctggattatccaacgcatttttgtagtcaatgttttcaatatatcgtgatattttggtgctaaattcataaatatagtaattactacatagcattactgtgtattgaactactttttctgtcaaatttgttgtctaacatgatgttttggtgctttttttgtaaaatcataacctaatttgatgtttaatatgcttttccttaatccctctttattcacttatccaacgttctgctggcccgtttatgttggataagtgagactctactgtagttttaccaatgtctcttgGTGTCACTGTCACTtagttctgcgttccactgactccatccaactactgttgcgttgcaaattactctgacagaactAAGTTGCACAGACCTGCTGGGACTGGGACCATGACCGTCTTCTTCTGCTTTGTCTGGCCAGTTCCGCGGCAAACAACGCAAGGGGTGGTCATCACAGAGCCACGTCCACCGCAGCGCCGGCACGTCGAGCGCATGACAAACGGACCCGTGTTGACCGTCTCCTATCGAAATGAATGTGCAGGGAAAGATGAAACAATGGGAGGCAAAGCCTCCTTTGCCTTTCTAAATTCATGGTGAATTGGAGAGCAAGCAACCTCTGTTTGCCCAGTGGTGCCATCTCCTTCTGCTCTTACCATTCCCGTTCCGTTGCAGTAGTGGCAGTGCTGCACTTTAGTGCCCGGCTCATGCCCTTTGCCATCGCACCGCTGGCAGGCGTCGTTGATGCTCACCGCAATCTCCTTGTTCACCCCTTTTGCGGCCTGATTGAACGTCAGGTCCATGACGTActgaaagggagggaagaaggggaaTGGGATGGATTTTCACTTGAAGCACAATCAAcaagtttcctgcttcttggcagggggttggactggatggaccatgaggtctcttccaactctactattctatgattctatgaacagcaGGTTCctctgcattgagccatgaccagGAAATGTTTCTCTCAATTTCCTTCCAATTTCAGTTCATCAACTCCTGATGTCTTCTGCAAACCCCCTGGCTCCCTCTCTCTGTATTAACCCATGTTCCCTTGCAGCATATCATTCCTCACTCCTTTCTCCTCCCAACGAACACCACCTTTGGGTTCAGATCATTGTCTCTGGGACAAGCCAGGCATTGAGTGTATGAGCGCACACACTCCTCCTGCTTACCTCCTGGGGCTGGTCAAAAACAGTGTGGAAATCCCCAAAAGGGGACCCTGAAAACTCCCCAAAGATCTTCCGGAAGAGCTCTTCGGGATCCACCGACGGGCCGCCCCGCCAATACTGCTGCCCGGTCCCTGCAGAGCCGGGGTCAAAGCCTGCCGCCCCGTAAGTGTCGTACTGCTTCCGCTTCACTTCATCACCCAAGACCTACAAAAGGAGAATGCGAAACACACCAAAATTGGCATCCTGCAAGTGTCAGCTGTGAGAGCTTGGGATCCTGTTGCAAAAAGAGAACGGAGAAATCTGCCTCATTACCTCATAAGCTTCAGCCAATTGGGAAAACTTCTCCTTCGCTTTAGGGTCTTCTTTGTTGGTGTCCGGGTGGTACTTCTTGGCAAGCTAAGCAAAAGGACAGTGATGTGATATCAGAATAAGGACAAGATCCCTCagcattctatttatttatttatttacttacagtatttatattccacccttctcaccccgaaggggactcagggcggatcacattatatacatgtagggcaaacattcaatgcccatatacacatagaacctagacagagacagacgcagaggcaatttaaccttctcctgaggggatgttcgattctggccacggggggagcagctgcttcatcatccactgtgacagcacttcgtcattccaatgtcgtaaattagttaaacttgcctccccacttttataagtggtaccttatttcctacttgatagatgcaactatctttcgggttgctaggtcagcaacgagcaggggcgattttttattttttaattgacaggtgctcaccccaccacgggctggcctcgaactcatgacctcatggtcagagtgatttattgcagcaggctgctcaccagcctgcgccacagcccggaccctATTTGCATCAAATGACATCCTTGAACTTGAACTTTGAAACATTGGATGCAGCAGCTATAACTCAGGAAAAGAGCTGGCTATTCTATACTTGCTTTCCAGTTTCTGAATAGAGGCCAAGTGATGCAATGCAATGAAATCTTGTTAAAATGGAAACTTCGCAGGGTCCTGTCTTAAATATGAGAATATGTGGAGTAAATGGGAACAGAGGAGGGTTGTATAAAAAAAAAGAGATTCTGGTCCCGGTAAAggactaatatttatttatttatttatttgctacatttatatcccgctcttctcaccccgaaggggactcagagcggcttacaaatcaaatgaacatacaatatattactagcatagaacaatataagcattaagttactatattgtactatatcattatatggtagtattattagtaatattacatttaatatataatatataattaatattattatattgcattattagtagtataatattgtattccattataatattattatcaatattatatgtatatacaatatatcatatatttataaattactaTGATTATTATTGAGCTGTTAATGCAAGACAATGTCATTAGGAAAGGCACCAAGGGAACCGGAGGGTTGGGGTGGCAGTAATAGAAGGATTATAGGCAGTtacaaagttacaaacaagatcaaATCTGTAGGCtcgttcttaaattgaatttaaatGCAAGccagaacagggacattttaggTGTAACTCTAAGCACTATATATAATTTTGGATGGCATAGGGAGGGGTTAACAcccctttggtgtttgttttgctgcctgtgcccctattcagaatatttcaccttattttctgtccctgtgaggatTAGCTTTTGaataatttggcttgttgtggagacttcagtggagacccttttCGCCATGATAACACtaagtaacatgatttttgtttctgggttataaacataatttcctaattggttctatcataaaaacatggaaaaagtttattaaagagCAATGGGACAGATCTGGAGAGTTACCAAAGTGCAACGTCCAAGAGGAAAGGGGCACAAatcgatataataataataatataataataaaactttatttatataccgccctatctcccagaagggactcagggcggtttataaCAAAGATACAGgcatacaatacacaacaatataaaaacacattattacacaataataaaatttacattaaaataataatcagTAAAACCACAGCAGCTTCCAACTGGGGTCAATAATGTCGTAGTTATGCAGTGTTcccttactcctgaagctgaaaTTCCTCTTCTGAGAAATGCGGCCCATCTCCAAACGTACCTGGTAATAGGCTTTCTTGATCTCCTTCTGGCTGGCATTGCGAGGGACCCCCAGGACCTGGTAAAAATCCTCCTTGGCACCACTGATAGAACTAGTGTGGAATGAGGCAGTGCAAACAAGCGGATGGGACTTCATTTCTACGAAAAGTAAAACAGAGGTTTATTGACGTTGAGGAAAACCACGTCCCCAATCCTTGTGAAAatgcaatgccccccccccccctattttggTCACTTATTTTTGGTCTTCCGGTGtacatttatttgtgtgttttacttttgtgtgttttattatttctaGGAGGCATCAAGTTAGAGACTGGGACAGAAGGTTGAATGTAAATGTTtaatgtgcccggccacgcgttgctgtggcaaagtatggtggtatgggaaataaagtattgaggaattggtggtagttaaggtaaagggtaaaggttttctcctgacattaagtccattataaacgggttatatagctgtgtggaagggccttgagtctacactgccatataatccagtgaaaatcagataatctgtattttataggcagtgtggaagaggcctaagtgaggcctaactctgcctgtcccctgggctgagtgggttgcaaggagaccaagtgggcggagcttagccttctaactggcagcaattggataaaaacaattattcctctccctctaattaggactttatttttcttttctttttgttgtatgaacgtagaggcatggatgaggggttgtgctgccaagtttagtgtttctggggtgtgtagttttgttgttttgtcctaggccgaaatttcattacccttttatatatatagctatatatatatataattattgttcTATTAGCCCTGTGcagttactgcatttatttatttatttacttactacatttatatcccgttcttctcaccccggaggggactcagagtggtttacaaatcaaatgtacatacaatatattattagcatagtacaatataagcattaaattactatactgtactatatcattataaggtaaaggtaaaggtttcccctgacattaagtccagtcatgtctgactctggggattggtgctcatctccatttctaagccgaagagccggcgttgtctgtagacacctccaaggtcatgtggccggcatgactgcatggagcgccattaccttcccgcaggagcggtacctattgatctactcacattggcatgttttcgaactgctaggttggcagaagctggagataacagcgggtgctcaagacgctcccaggatttgaacctgtgaccttttggtcctcaagttcagcagctcagcagtttaacacactgAGCACCGGCAGGCcccactatatcattatatggtaatattatta contains:
- the dnaja3 gene encoding dnaJ homolog subfamily A member 3, mitochondrial isoform X1 is translated as MAAVCASRWLKEAAAAAMMAGGGAQRRLLLLRLARGLSGGPGRPFAPRLVWAPRLGSGTEMKSHPLVCTASFHTSSISGAKEDFYQVLGVPRNASQKEIKKAYYQLAKKYHPDTNKEDPKAKEKFSQLAEAYEVLGDEVKRKQYDTYGAAGFDPGSAGTGQQYWRGGPSVDPEELFRKIFGEFSGSPFGDFHTVFDQPQEYVMDLTFNQAAKGVNKEIAVSINDACQRCDGKGHEPGTKVQHCHYCNGTGMETVNTGPFVMRSTCRRCGGRGSVMTTPCVVCRGTGQTKQKKTVMVPVPAGVEDGQTVRMPVGKKEIFITFRVQKSSVFRRDGADIHSDLYISIAQAVLGGTARSPGLYETISIVIPPGIQADQRIRMSGKGIPRVNSYGYGDHYIHIKIKVPKKLTDRQRALMLSYGEDETDVEGTVNGISSTTTGGGRDPAGPGASAERPEAGGFLAKLKRMFSS
- the dnaja3 gene encoding dnaJ homolog subfamily A member 3, mitochondrial isoform X2, with product MAAVCASRWLKEAAAAAMMAGGGAQRRLLLLRLARGLSGGPGRPFAPRLVWAPRLGSGTEMKSHPLVCTASFHTSSISGAKEDFYQVLGVPRNASQKEIKKAYYQLAKKYHPDTNKEDPKAKEKFSQLAEAYEVLGDEVKRKQYDTYGAAGFDPGSAGTGQQYWRGGPSVDPEELFRKIFGEFSGSPFGDFHTVFDQPQEYVMDLTFNQAAKGVNKEIAVSINDACQRCDGKGHEPGTKVQHCHYCNGTGMETVNTGPFVMRSTCRRCGGRGSVMTTPCVVCRGTGQTKQKKTVMVPVPAGVEDGQTVRMPVGKKEIFITFRVQKSSVFRRDGADIHSDLYISIAQAVLGGTARSPGLYETISIVIPPGIQADQRIRMSGKGIPRVNSYGYGDHYIHIKIKVPKKLTDRQRALMLSYGEDETDVEGTVNGISSTTTGKRSAGH